The Armatimonadota bacterium genome has a window encoding:
- a CDS encoding efflux RND transporter permease subunit, with product MDIARFSVTRPVAVTMRIASLVLLGAICVTKLPVDLLPQVSIPTVAVSTNWPNVAPEEVEAQITRPLEEALSAAPNMQQVSSTTSEGNSSVRVQFQWGTDVGQAAVDVLQLVQRATSRFPSDPTIQTPLVFKFDPSQLPILIYGVSGIKDPVKLRSLLDNEVSPLLESADGVASAVVTGGQQRAVIIDVDPIRLQSVHLSLNDVVKRIAQENANLPAGIAKQSQTEYTIRSLGWFRSPEEIAATPVGSFNGQLVSLGQVANVRDSHSDTRLYTRLNKEPAAGIVISKQSGGNTVEAAQSVQEKLKQVQKLYPELKFDLAYDQSRFIAASVRDVKNNALLGGILAVLILLFFLRNIRSTLVVALSIPISIISTFALLYACGFSLNTMSLGGLALATGLIVDDAVVVLENIFRHIERDKKRSAEAAVSATNEIATAVFSSTLTIMVVFLPLLLIKGQAGQMYTQFALVVIFAMAVSWLDAMTVVPMLASRLISGEAHREALEVDRERNWLDRRFFTFGLWLEALDANYRRALNWTLRHRWWVIAGAVGLSAASFALLPFVGSELMPQTDSGDFRVSIKLPIGTALSQTDKVMRQVEGIVLSNPNVQIAFSAAGTTLSNRGNTTALNPNQGSVTVKLKPDRKASTLLVMADIRKQLSRLPGVKPRVDQYDVVSQIMTGGNQSIDVTIFGDDLNTLTRLSKEVMSRVRGVAGYENVDVNWQDATPEIQWKVDRQKALQQGVTFSDVAGTISTATNGTIASYYHEGGFQYPIIVQTAENTRKTIAELSGLVVSPSGAATGHDVLLSQVATPSYEVGPSQITRQDRRRYISVTGQPQGRALGDVQADIKTALAGMQFPQGYYWDWGANQKRQQDEFSGMLLAVVLAVGLIYMLLASQFESFVHPLTVLLSVPLCAVGVILALFLTGRAFGLTAFVGLLMLVGIVVKNGILLVDYTNLLRSRGMTRDEAVLNAGPTRLRPILMTASAAVLGMLPLALGLGEGSETQAPMATAVCGGLITSTLLTLFVVPSVYTLFDDAARFFRKDDLDLAAPILVEPTVGAIEGTED from the coding sequence ATGGATATCGCACGGTTTTCTGTAACTCGGCCGGTGGCCGTCACGATGCGGATCGCGTCGCTGGTACTGCTGGGCGCCATCTGTGTAACGAAGCTGCCGGTGGACCTGCTTCCGCAGGTTTCCATCCCAACGGTTGCGGTTTCCACCAACTGGCCAAACGTCGCGCCGGAAGAGGTTGAAGCCCAGATCACGAGACCGCTCGAAGAGGCACTTAGCGCCGCCCCCAACATGCAGCAGGTGAGCTCCACGACTTCGGAGGGCAACTCCAGTGTGCGGGTCCAGTTCCAATGGGGCACGGACGTGGGTCAGGCGGCTGTGGATGTCCTCCAACTCGTTCAGCGCGCCACCAGCCGCTTCCCCAGCGACCCCACAATTCAGACCCCGCTGGTGTTCAAGTTTGACCCATCCCAGCTTCCGATCCTGATCTACGGCGTTTCCGGAATCAAGGACCCAGTGAAACTGCGATCGCTTCTGGACAATGAGGTGTCGCCGCTTCTGGAAAGCGCGGACGGGGTAGCCTCGGCCGTCGTGACCGGCGGCCAGCAGCGAGCCGTCATCATCGACGTCGACCCCATCCGGCTCCAATCCGTTCATCTGTCTCTCAACGACGTGGTGAAACGGATCGCCCAGGAAAACGCGAACCTGCCGGCCGGGATCGCCAAACAAAGCCAGACCGAATACACGATCCGGAGCCTCGGTTGGTTCAGGAGCCCTGAAGAAATCGCCGCAACGCCTGTTGGGTCTTTCAACGGCCAGCTTGTTTCCCTTGGCCAGGTTGCCAACGTCCGCGACTCCCACTCCGACACGCGTTTGTACACGCGTTTGAACAAAGAGCCCGCAGCCGGGATCGTGATCTCGAAGCAGAGCGGCGGCAACACGGTCGAGGCCGCGCAGTCCGTTCAGGAGAAGCTGAAGCAAGTCCAGAAGCTCTACCCTGAACTGAAGTTCGACCTCGCATACGACCAAAGCCGGTTCATCGCGGCGTCGGTGAGAGACGTGAAGAACAACGCGCTGCTCGGCGGCATCCTGGCCGTCCTGATCCTTCTGTTCTTCCTCCGCAATATTCGCAGCACGCTGGTGGTGGCGCTCTCGATCCCGATCTCGATCATCTCGACATTCGCCCTGTTGTACGCATGCGGATTCTCATTAAACACGATGTCGCTCGGGGGGCTGGCGCTCGCGACCGGCCTCATCGTGGACGACGCCGTCGTCGTTCTGGAGAATATCTTCCGGCATATTGAGCGAGACAAGAAGCGGTCGGCGGAGGCTGCTGTGTCCGCGACGAACGAAATCGCCACGGCCGTTTTCTCCTCGACGCTCACAATCATGGTGGTCTTCCTCCCGCTGCTGCTCATTAAGGGGCAGGCCGGGCAGATGTATACACAATTCGCCCTGGTCGTTATCTTCGCGATGGCTGTCTCCTGGCTGGACGCAATGACCGTTGTGCCGATGCTCGCCAGCCGACTGATCAGCGGCGAAGCCCATCGCGAGGCGCTGGAAGTGGATCGGGAGCGCAATTGGCTGGACCGCCGGTTCTTCACGTTTGGCCTCTGGCTGGAAGCATTGGATGCGAACTACCGTCGCGCGCTCAACTGGACGCTGCGCCATCGTTGGTGGGTCATCGCCGGGGCGGTGGGCCTCTCGGCCGCCAGCTTCGCCCTACTGCCTTTCGTAGGCAGCGAGCTCATGCCGCAGACAGACAGCGGCGACTTCCGCGTGTCCATAAAGCTGCCGATCGGGACAGCCCTTTCGCAGACGGATAAAGTCATGCGCCAGGTCGAGGGGATCGTGCTCAGCAACCCTAACGTTCAAATCGCGTTCTCGGCCGCGGGCACCACACTCTCGAACCGGGGTAACACGACGGCGTTGAACCCCAATCAGGGCTCTGTAACCGTGAAACTGAAGCCGGATCGCAAGGCGTCCACATTGCTGGTCATGGCGGACATCCGGAAGCAGCTTTCCAGGCTTCCCGGAGTCAAGCCACGCGTCGATCAGTATGACGTCGTTTCCCAGATCATGACCGGTGGCAACCAGAGCATCGATGTGACGATCTTCGGCGACGATCTCAACACGCTCACGCGCCTCTCCAAGGAGGTGATGTCGCGGGTCCGAGGCGTTGCCGGGTACGAGAATGTGGATGTAAACTGGCAGGACGCCACTCCGGAAATCCAGTGGAAGGTCGACCGCCAGAAAGCGCTGCAACAAGGCGTTACCTTCTCGGACGTGGCGGGCACCATCAGCACGGCGACGAACGGGACCATCGCGAGTTACTACCACGAAGGCGGCTTCCAGTACCCCATCATCGTTCAGACCGCCGAGAACACGCGCAAAACGATCGCGGAACTCTCCGGCCTGGTGGTGAGCCCCAGTGGAGCGGCGACCGGCCATGACGTGCTGCTCAGCCAGGTAGCCACTCCGAGTTACGAGGTTGGACCGAGCCAGATCACACGGCAGGACCGCCGACGTTACATCTCCGTTACCGGCCAGCCGCAGGGTCGCGCGCTGGGCGATGTTCAGGCGGACATCAAGACGGCGCTTGCGGGCATGCAATTCCCGCAGGGCTACTACTGGGACTGGGGCGCCAATCAGAAACGCCAGCAGGACGAATTCTCGGGCATGCTTCTGGCAGTCGTGCTTGCGGTTGGGCTGATATATATGCTGCTCGCCAGCCAGTTCGAATCGTTTGTGCACCCGCTGACAGTTCTGCTCAGCGTACCGCTCTGCGCGGTGGGTGTCATCCTGGCCCTGTTCCTGACCGGCCGAGCGTTCGGCTTGACCGCCTTTGTCGGCCTGCTGATGCTGGTGGGCATCGTGGTGAAGAACGGTATCCTGCTGGTCGATTACACGAACCTCCTTCGCAGCCGCGGGATGACCCGGGATGAGGCCGTCCTGAACGCCGGACCCACCCGTCTTCGGCCCATCCTGATGACCGCCAGCGCTGCCGTGCTGGGCATGCTTCCGCTGGCCTTGGGCCTTGGCGAAGGTTCGGAGACGCAGGCGCCGATGGCGACGGCCGTTTGCGGCGGATTGATCACATCTACCCTGCTGACGCTCTTCGTTGTCCCTTCGGTTTACACGCTGTTCGACGACGCGGCCCGGTTCTTCCGAAAGGATGACCTGGACCTCGCGGCGCCGATTCTTGTTGAGCCAACCGTCGGAGCCATCGAAGGGACGGAGGATTGA
- a CDS encoding MarR family transcriptional regulator, with protein sequence MNQPICCTLDEQAGRLEQVLPEIARRLFTLTPEHPASELPVGQIRVCSILQNGPLTLSAVGEILSISSSAMSQIADRLERAGYVARTMEADDRRVRFLGLTPLGEEMMAVRREHRKHRACLALSRLDCKQREALLKSLGILAEAALAVQEAQKDDCGSPQSSK encoded by the coding sequence ATGAATCAACCTATATGTTGCACTCTGGACGAGCAGGCGGGCAGGCTGGAGCAAGTGCTGCCCGAGATCGCGCGGCGCCTCTTCACACTGACGCCTGAACACCCGGCGTCGGAATTGCCGGTTGGGCAGATACGCGTATGCTCTATTCTTCAAAACGGGCCCCTCACGCTATCCGCGGTCGGCGAGATTCTCAGCATCAGTTCCAGCGCCATGTCGCAGATTGCGGACCGGCTGGAACGCGCAGGGTATGTGGCGCGGACGATGGAAGCGGATGATCGGCGCGTTCGCTTTCTCGGGCTTACCCCGCTCGGCGAGGAGATGATGGCAGTCCGGCGCGAGCATCGAAAACACCGCGCGTGCCTCGCGCTGTCGCGTCTCGATTGCAAACAGCGGGAAGCGCTCCTGAAATCGTTGGGTATTCTAGCGGAAGCCGCGCTCGCCGTACAGGAAGCGCAGAAGGATGACTGCGGTTCGCCGCAATCGAGCAAATGA
- a CDS encoding tail fiber protein: MAEPFIGEIKMVGFNFPPLGWAGCDGATLSISQNTALFSLLGTQFGGDGRTTFQLPDMRGRVPIHQGSAPGLSPFVIGQTGGAEAVALNAVQMPQHSHSLQGTSAAGNTRTVSGAALAREAAGQTAVYNNAPTIDSTLNPSSIGISGGGQPHENHQPFLTVNFIIALQGIFPARG, from the coding sequence ATGGCGGAACCGTTTATCGGCGAGATAAAGATGGTGGGGTTCAACTTCCCGCCGTTGGGCTGGGCAGGGTGCGATGGCGCAACCCTCTCGATCTCTCAAAACACGGCGTTGTTTTCCTTACTGGGAACCCAGTTCGGCGGAGACGGCAGGACCACATTCCAACTCCCGGATATGCGCGGGCGCGTTCCGATTCACCAGGGATCGGCGCCGGGACTGTCGCCGTTCGTCATTGGACAGACAGGCGGCGCCGAGGCTGTTGCACTGAACGCCGTTCAGATGCCACAGCACTCCCACAGTCTGCAAGGCACTTCGGCTGCCGGCAACACGCGGACGGTTTCCGGTGCGGCACTGGCCAGGGAGGCGGCGGGACAAACCGCGGTCTATAACAACGCCCCGACGATTGACAGCACGCTGAATCCTTCAAGCATAGGTATTTCGGGAGGAGGCCAGCCGCACGAAAACCATCAGCCGTTCCTCACGGTGAACTTCATCATCGCGCTGCAGGGCATCTTCCCGGCACGCGGATGA
- a CDS encoding GNAT family N-acetyltransferase translates to MPGTNHSSATAHELTVRIADPVLDNEQLYALFRDARATDFASLDWDAQRLDALLRGQFDAQRSDYDQRFPGSEQRLALLEGTPVALLWVWRSEDQIRLLDFIVAAARRNTGIGTALMLRLQAEAAEASVPLRHMVAVTNTRAIRLYERLGFMTIADAGSHLLMEYPPNATGATGLRVPEDG, encoded by the coding sequence ATGCCCGGTACCAACCATTCCAGTGCCACGGCCCACGAACTGACCGTGCGGATTGCCGATCCGGTTCTGGACAACGAACAGCTCTACGCGCTGTTCCGAGACGCCCGCGCCACCGATTTCGCTTCCCTGGACTGGGACGCCCAGCGCCTCGATGCCTTGCTCCGTGGTCAGTTCGACGCTCAACGTTCCGATTACGACCAGCGATTTCCCGGATCAGAGCAGCGCCTCGCGCTTCTGGAGGGTACGCCGGTCGCGCTGCTATGGGTCTGGCGCTCCGAAGACCAGATCCGGCTTCTCGATTTCATCGTTGCAGCAGCCCGTCGGAACACAGGCATAGGCACCGCGTTGATGCTCCGGTTGCAGGCCGAAGCCGCGGAGGCATCAGTGCCCCTTCGCCACATGGTCGCCGTCACCAACACCCGTGCGATCCGGCTTTACGAACGCCTGGGCTTCATGACCATCGCGGACGCCGGTTCCCACTTGCTGATGGAATATCCCCCCAACGCTACAGGCGCGACGGGTCTACGCGTTCCCGAAGATGGTTGA
- a CDS encoding choice-of-anchor Q domain-containing protein, which translates to MSQSNRIGRRAANLLAIAAISIAPATAATFTVNTVADTVAVSPATSPNDSTGNVSLRSAIMAANAQSGADIIELQPGLTYRLTIAPPISDVDMHNDANGDLDIRGPLTINGHGAVVDAAGIDRVFAIESIDDVNFVVSFNDLTITGGSPKGFERAGGGISVRAATLNLTNCVVKGNTTLSTTAPSNGGGIAANGVGVPIAVPATLNLTSCTVFGNSANNGGGIAAANCVLTLDSSTVSTNTASGLDAGTGGGGIFLAGSISTGVVRNGSVIVGNTGSADGGGISVLASTLSVVNSSISGNTCTLNGGGVYSSAISAESLTFTASTISGNAADKTLNSKGAGGGVFSAGSCTLVNSTVSGNKAYVGGGISGTAIVVSSTIAANSATQGGGVSASPGTLSLSGSILGGNTAATGPDGLGVVVSQGYNIVSNSAALVLTGVTTGNLLDVNPQIGPLAGNGGPTYTHALLSGSPAIDAGPLTGFPATDQRGVARPQDGRNTGTPRCDMGSYEYVAAFSVADVGRALRIAGGILTATPNDAVRLDIAGADGRITLTDATRILRKVAGIEPNP; encoded by the coding sequence GTGAGCCAGAGCAATCGAATCGGAAGACGTGCCGCCAATCTTCTCGCGATCGCGGCCATATCCATTGCGCCGGCGACTGCCGCCACATTCACCGTCAACACCGTTGCGGACACCGTGGCGGTGAGCCCTGCAACGTCGCCGAACGATAGCACGGGCAACGTGTCGCTGCGATCCGCGATTATGGCCGCTAACGCTCAGTCCGGCGCCGACATCATTGAGCTCCAGCCGGGACTCACTTACCGGCTCACAATCGCTCCCCCTATCAGCGACGTGGATATGCACAACGATGCCAACGGCGACCTGGACATCAGAGGTCCTCTTACGATCAACGGCCATGGCGCGGTGGTGGACGCGGCCGGCATCGACCGCGTTTTCGCCATTGAGAGCATCGACGACGTCAACTTCGTCGTGTCTTTCAACGACCTGACCATAACGGGCGGCAGCCCGAAGGGCTTTGAGAGGGCGGGTGGCGGAATCAGCGTCCGGGCCGCAACGCTCAACCTGACGAACTGCGTAGTCAAAGGCAATACGACCCTGTCAACGACCGCCCCCAGCAACGGCGGTGGTATCGCGGCAAACGGCGTTGGCGTTCCCATTGCGGTGCCGGCAACCCTGAACCTGACGTCCTGCACCGTGTTCGGAAACAGCGCGAACAATGGCGGCGGTATCGCGGCAGCGAACTGCGTTCTGACGCTCGACTCTTCGACAGTGAGCACCAACACGGCCTCCGGCCTTGACGCCGGCACCGGCGGTGGCGGCATTTTCCTCGCGGGAAGCATCTCTACCGGTGTGGTCAGGAACGGCTCGGTGATCGTCGGGAACACGGGGTCGGCGGACGGTGGGGGCATATCGGTCCTGGCGTCAACCCTTTCAGTAGTGAACAGCAGCATATCGGGGAATACCTGTACGCTCAACGGCGGCGGTGTCTACAGCAGCGCGATCAGCGCGGAGAGCCTTACGTTCACCGCCTCCACGATCAGCGGCAACGCCGCCGACAAAACGCTTAACAGTAAAGGGGCCGGCGGTGGGGTCTTCTCGGCGGGTTCCTGCACTCTGGTCAACTCCACCGTGAGCGGCAATAAGGCATACGTTGGGGGAGGAATCTCGGGTACTGCGATTGTCGTCAGCAGCACCATCGCCGCCAATTCGGCGACTCAGGGCGGAGGTGTCTCCGCCAGCCCTGGAACGCTCAGCTTGTCCGGCAGCATCCTGGGCGGCAATACAGCAGCCACGGGACCGGACGGTCTCGGCGTGGTGGTATCCCAGGGCTACAACATCGTCAGCAACTCAGCGGCTCTTGTCTTGACGGGTGTGACCACCGGGAACCTCCTGGATGTGAACCCCCAGATCGGGCCCCTTGCGGGCAACGGCGGCCCTACGTATACCCACGCTTTGCTCTCGGGCAGCCCGGCCATCGACGCCGGACCGCTGACGGGTTTCCCCGCAACGGACCAGCGTGGCGTCGCGCGGCCGCAGGACGGCCGGAACACGGGCACTCCCAGATGCGACATGGGATCGTACGAATACGTAGCGGCGTTCAGCGTGGCTGATGTGGGCCGCGCGCTTCGCATCGCCGGCGGCATCCTGACCGCGACGCCAAACGACGCCGTCCGCCTCGATATCGCGGGCGCCGACGGCCGCATCACCTTGACGGATGCGACGAGGATCCTGCGCAAAGTGGCGGGCATCGAGCCCAACCCATAG
- a CDS encoding TolC family protein, which translates to MTTSGINRGVARGVALGLCTLAQAGAFAQADRTPPIAPRVTETPLPAAVVLPPPPVAAPESPSGPLTAAEAVGIALRHQATVEAARGVLNASRGRSQQANAGLLPTLGLSMGYTKADTISGTGASGSGGSTGGTGTVTSTTSTGYQANATARQLLFDFQHTRNLARQARAEERAAFSNLTKVQADLVLQVKQAFYALAQSARLVSVNEANLRNANDHLALAKARLDAGMGLPSDVVRAETAISEAALALNLAQNASSLAAVTLANAMGIDVRTPLTAADSGEPTVAVDDVNALVDTALRDRPEVQGVQANLDAALAALRASRSTNAPSVVGTLGLVGRDTNFFPHNDSLTVGATVQWSVFDAGATSGRTREAEGNVQTAQALAVTARQNVTVDVTQAYLNLRSAEQRVVTADAEVANALEGVRLAEGRYRSGLGTFIEVTDAQSALLAAQTNKVNAQAAVDVARATMAHAIGSNLR; encoded by the coding sequence ATGACAACTAGCGGAATCAATCGCGGCGTCGCGCGGGGTGTGGCGCTCGGACTCTGCACGCTGGCGCAGGCTGGAGCGTTCGCCCAGGCAGACCGAACCCCTCCAATTGCCCCCAGGGTCACCGAGACGCCGCTGCCGGCAGCGGTGGTTCTCCCACCGCCGCCCGTTGCTGCGCCTGAATCGCCTTCGGGGCCCTTGACCGCCGCGGAAGCGGTGGGAATAGCACTTCGGCACCAGGCGACCGTCGAGGCGGCTCGTGGCGTCCTGAATGCATCGCGCGGGCGCTCGCAGCAGGCAAACGCCGGGCTCCTCCCAACGTTGGGCCTGTCAATGGGCTACACAAAGGCGGACACAATATCCGGGACCGGTGCATCCGGTTCCGGGGGCTCAACCGGCGGGACCGGTACCGTTACCTCGACGACGTCGACCGGGTATCAGGCCAATGCGACCGCACGGCAGTTGCTGTTCGACTTTCAGCACACGCGCAACCTGGCCCGGCAGGCGCGCGCCGAGGAACGTGCCGCGTTCAGCAATCTGACAAAGGTACAGGCAGATCTCGTGCTGCAGGTGAAGCAGGCGTTCTATGCGCTCGCTCAGTCGGCGCGCCTCGTCTCCGTGAACGAAGCGAACCTCCGGAATGCTAACGATCATCTTGCCCTGGCGAAGGCGCGACTCGATGCCGGCATGGGCCTACCGTCCGATGTTGTCCGCGCCGAAACGGCGATATCGGAGGCGGCGCTGGCGTTGAACCTTGCGCAAAACGCGTCTTCCCTTGCCGCCGTAACCCTGGCGAACGCCATGGGCATTGACGTGCGAACCCCGCTGACAGCCGCCGACTCAGGCGAACCGACCGTCGCGGTGGATGACGTCAATGCGCTGGTTGATACGGCGCTGCGTGACCGTCCGGAAGTCCAGGGGGTGCAGGCCAACCTGGATGCGGCACTGGCGGCATTGCGCGCCTCCCGGAGCACCAACGCGCCGAGCGTGGTGGGCACTCTTGGCCTGGTTGGCCGCGATACGAATTTCTTCCCGCACAACGATTCACTGACTGTGGGCGCCACGGTACAATGGAGCGTGTTTGATGCCGGCGCAACGTCCGGGAGGACGCGAGAGGCGGAAGGAAATGTGCAGACTGCCCAGGCGCTTGCGGTGACCGCCCGCCAGAACGTTACGGTCGATGTCACACAGGCATACCTCAATCTGCGATCCGCTGAACAACGTGTCGTTACGGCGGATGCCGAAGTCGCCAACGCTTTGGAAGGCGTCCGGCTGGCTGAGGGGAGATACCGGTCAGGCTTGGGCACGTTCATCGAGGTGACCGACGCCCAATCGGCTCTCCTGGCCGCGCAGACTAACAAGGTCAATGCACAGGCGGCGGTGGATGTCGCGCGTGCAACGATGGCTCACGCGATTGGCTCAAACCTCAGGTAG
- a CDS encoding efflux RND transporter periplasmic adaptor subunit, translating to MKRWIAIVIPVAVLLGLVGWRLEQKTAAAADQAKSRDQRKNAPVPVTTVSATRRDIVQRFESIGNVESPFNVKIAPKTTGRLTFLEVREGDRVTQGQVLARIDTAEIEAQVRQQQAQVAEARYRLAQAKITQSPNNVSVHSQLSQQEAVLAGARAAYAQAASNDSAQRQAAEAAVADAQGKVNSAVASVANAQAMVGSADANLANARSKFNRMNDLYKQGFTAAQDVDDARTTVTVQEGAVEVAKGGLNVAKAQLDSARAQLNSAQQQARIVATKGKTDIVAAAAQVKQAKATLATARANVVQEPAYRQNLAALQATVDASVAQLRSAQAQLSDAVLISPVSGYVTGRYLDPGAMASPTTPILAVQAVRQVFVSVPAPEEVATRMALGDHGTVRIDALPGKTFVGKVTQINAAADPTSRQFTVRLVVDNPTGLLKPGMFARASIVTRRIKDALVLPREAVTIGPDGATVTVVNDDVASIRPITTGASDSSGISIDSGLQAGEKVVVMSAAPLRDGQKVRIGAGKGGGKGRRGPIGGRG from the coding sequence ATGAAGAGATGGATCGCCATAGTCATACCGGTCGCCGTACTTCTTGGCCTTGTCGGCTGGCGCCTCGAGCAAAAGACGGCCGCGGCCGCCGACCAGGCGAAGTCGCGAGACCAACGCAAAAACGCTCCGGTGCCGGTCACCACGGTCTCGGCGACACGCCGCGATATCGTTCAGCGATTCGAGTCCATCGGCAACGTGGAATCGCCGTTCAACGTGAAAATCGCCCCCAAAACCACCGGGCGTCTGACGTTTCTGGAGGTCCGCGAAGGTGATCGCGTTACCCAGGGGCAGGTGCTGGCGCGCATCGACACAGCCGAGATCGAGGCACAGGTTCGGCAGCAGCAGGCGCAGGTCGCCGAGGCACGCTATCGGCTGGCCCAGGCGAAGATCACCCAGTCCCCGAACAATGTGTCGGTCCACTCCCAGTTGAGTCAACAGGAGGCGGTTCTGGCGGGCGCCAGGGCGGCGTACGCGCAGGCGGCTTCAAACGACTCCGCCCAGCGGCAGGCTGCGGAAGCCGCCGTTGCCGATGCGCAAGGCAAAGTCAATTCCGCCGTTGCTTCCGTGGCGAACGCTCAGGCGATGGTTGGCAGCGCCGACGCGAACCTGGCGAACGCGCGCTCCAAGTTCAACCGGATGAACGATCTGTACAAGCAGGGATTTACGGCGGCGCAGGACGTTGATGATGCGCGCACCACCGTAACCGTGCAGGAAGGCGCTGTTGAGGTCGCCAAAGGCGGCCTGAACGTGGCCAAAGCGCAGCTCGATTCGGCCCGGGCGCAACTGAACTCCGCACAACAACAAGCGCGCATTGTTGCGACGAAGGGCAAGACCGATATCGTTGCGGCTGCCGCGCAGGTCAAACAGGCAAAGGCAACACTGGCGACGGCCCGCGCCAATGTCGTCCAGGAACCGGCCTATCGGCAGAACCTGGCGGCTCTTCAGGCAACGGTGGATGCGAGTGTGGCTCAGCTCCGAAGCGCGCAGGCTCAGCTTTCCGATGCAGTGCTTATCTCGCCCGTCAGCGGATACGTGACGGGCCGCTACCTCGATCCGGGCGCGATGGCTTCGCCCACCACGCCCATACTGGCCGTCCAGGCGGTTCGACAGGTGTTCGTGAGCGTGCCGGCGCCCGAGGAAGTCGCCACGCGGATGGCGCTTGGAGACCACGGTACCGTGCGCATCGACGCGCTGCCGGGGAAGACCTTCGTGGGCAAGGTAACGCAGATCAATGCCGCGGCGGACCCAACCAGCCGCCAGTTCACTGTCCGCCTGGTCGTGGACAATCCCACGGGGTTGCTGAAGCCGGGCATGTTCGCCCGCGCTTCCATTGTCACACGGCGCATCAAGGATGCGTTGGTTCTGCCGCGGGAAGCGGTGACCATCGGCCCTGACGGCGCGACGGTGACAGTTGTAAATGACGATGTGGCGTCCATTCGTCCGATCACGACGGGGGCAAGCGATTCCAGCGGCATCTCCATTGATTCCGGGTTGCAGGCTGGCGAGAAGGTCGTAGTGATGAGCGCGGCGCCATTGAGAGACGGGCAGAAGGTCCGCATCGGCGCCGGCAAGGGTGGTGGCAAGGGGCGGCGCGGTCCAATCGGTGGTCGCGGGTAA
- the manA gene encoding mannose-6-phosphate isomerase, class I: MSDNTSRNGVDRKSAAAPAVMEIEGAVQHYDWGGYEFIPRLLGIENTIREPYAELWIGAHPGAPSIARFDGEVIPLNRLIETSPDAYLGDSTAARFEDRLPYLFKVLDAFKMLSIQAHPSKAQAEEGFARENAAGIPLTASNRNYKDDNHKPEVHVALTDFWMLHGFRPLDEIAGLGATTPELAPVLGDFGKRLERAGTGAARKDLLRSVYGGIMALPQGEIDRVLNPLLARLAGERPSDKDSADYWALRAADNFPLPDGHRDRGIVSIYLLNLVHLKPGQGTYQPAGMLHAYLEGINVELMANSDNVLRGGLTPKHVDVAELMQTLTFESGPSAVILGDAVAKVKTVYRTPAAEFELSQIALDGGTGFDAGSMHGPDAVIVLEGAVTVESAGQSLDLKRGGIFFARAGFPYRVKASQPAVLFKASVPANLQVP; the protein is encoded by the coding sequence ATGTCGGACAACACTTCAAGGAACGGCGTCGATCGCAAGTCGGCGGCGGCGCCGGCGGTGATGGAGATCGAAGGCGCCGTGCAGCATTACGATTGGGGCGGATATGAATTCATCCCCCGGCTCCTGGGCATAGAAAACACCATCCGCGAACCCTACGCGGAACTCTGGATCGGGGCCCATCCTGGCGCACCGTCCATCGCCCGCTTCGACGGCGAAGTCATCCCGCTCAACCGCCTGATCGAAACCTCTCCGGATGCGTACCTCGGCGACAGCACGGCGGCCCGGTTTGAAGATCGTCTGCCCTACCTGTTCAAGGTGCTGGACGCGTTCAAGATGCTGTCCATCCAGGCACACCCGAGCAAGGCGCAGGCCGAAGAAGGCTTTGCCCGCGAAAACGCGGCGGGGATACCGCTGACGGCATCCAACCGCAACTACAAGGACGACAACCACAAACCGGAGGTGCACGTCGCCCTCACCGACTTCTGGATGCTGCACGGCTTCCGTCCGTTGGATGAGATCGCGGGACTCGGCGCCACCACTCCCGAACTGGCGCCGGTGCTGGGCGATTTCGGGAAGCGGCTGGAGCGCGCCGGAACAGGGGCCGCCCGCAAGGATCTGCTGCGTTCGGTATACGGCGGCATCATGGCGCTGCCCCAGGGCGAAATAGACAGAGTGTTGAACCCCCTGCTGGCCCGCCTTGCGGGGGAACGTCCGTCGGATAAGGACTCGGCGGACTATTGGGCCCTCCGAGCGGCGGACAACTTCCCGCTTCCGGACGGTCATCGGGATCGGGGGATCGTCTCCATCTACCTGCTGAACCTGGTTCATCTGAAGCCGGGGCAGGGGACCTACCAGCCGGCCGGTATGCTGCACGCTTACCTCGAAGGCATCAACGTTGAACTGATGGCCAACTCGGACAACGTGCTGCGGGGCGGCCTCACGCCAAAGCATGTAGATGTGGCCGAACTGATGCAGACGCTCACGTTCGAAAGTGGTCCGTCGGCTGTCATCCTCGGTGACGCCGTGGCCAAGGTTAAGACCGTATACCGCACCCCGGCGGCGGAATTCGAGTTGAGCCAGATAGCCCTGGATGGCGGAACGGGATTTGACGCCGGCTCGATGCACGGGCCCGACGCCGTCATCGTGCTGGAGGGAGCCGTGACCGTGGAATCCGCAGGGCAGAGTCTCGATCTGAAGCGTGGCGGCATCTTCTTCGCGCGGGCGGGATTCCCTTACCGCGTTAAGGCGTCGCAACCCGCCGTACTGTTTAAGGCGTCGGTGCCGGCGAATTTACAGGTTCCCTGA